The following are encoded in a window of Mycobacterium sp. ELW1 genomic DNA:
- a CDS encoding NAD(P)/FAD-dependent oxidoreductase → MDSADVLVIGAGFSGLYMLHRLRQLGLRAQVLEKAEKIGGTWLFNRYPGARCDIESIEYSYSFSEEIQQEWVWTETMPAQPEIEAYLNFVADRLDLRRDIRLDTDVTAMTFDESRATWTLQTATGETFVAPFVVAASGILSVPLEPDIPGMDTFAGDSLFTSRWPEGGFSLSGRRVGVIGTGSTAVQMIPVIAREVEQLFVFQRSPAFTLPWEVRQFAVGELAEMKANYGEIRQAQREHPVGAARLSAFSVLIDMLVSPPIKTATREEQLRAVDERGVMGALNWGDIFFDIEANRMATALYGEAIARIVDDPATAAALVPSHPFGCKRPIIDQGYYQTYNRDNVTLVDLRRDPIRTITPDGIDTAAGHYALDVIVYATGFDAMTGALTRIDVRGRDGMLLRDVWADQGPVSYLGLAVAGFPNLFTVQGPGSPSAATNFVTALEQHVEWIGDCISYLRDNGYRTIEATPEAQHEWIEHTTSLVAATVLVHPSCNSWYNGANVPGKKRMYMGYTAGIPEYRRRCDEIAGAGYVGFLLA, encoded by the coding sequence ATGGATAGTGCTGATGTGCTCGTGATCGGAGCCGGGTTCTCCGGCCTCTACATGTTGCACCGGTTACGACAGCTCGGCCTGCGAGCGCAGGTCCTGGAGAAGGCCGAAAAAATCGGCGGCACTTGGCTTTTCAATCGCTATCCCGGTGCGCGCTGTGATATCGAGAGCATCGAGTACTCCTACAGCTTTTCCGAGGAGATCCAACAGGAGTGGGTGTGGACCGAGACCATGCCGGCCCAGCCGGAGATCGAGGCGTACCTCAACTTCGTCGCCGACCGTCTTGACCTGCGCCGGGACATCCGGCTCGACACCGACGTCACGGCCATGACATTCGACGAATCCCGCGCGACATGGACCCTGCAGACCGCCACCGGCGAGACTTTCGTGGCACCTTTCGTCGTCGCCGCCTCGGGCATCCTGTCGGTCCCGCTGGAACCCGACATCCCCGGCATGGACACCTTCGCCGGGGACTCGCTGTTCACCAGCCGGTGGCCCGAAGGCGGCTTCAGCCTGTCCGGTAGGCGGGTCGGTGTGATCGGGACCGGTTCGACCGCCGTGCAGATGATTCCGGTGATCGCGCGGGAGGTTGAGCAGCTCTTCGTCTTTCAGCGGTCCCCGGCGTTCACGCTGCCGTGGGAGGTGCGGCAGTTCGCGGTCGGCGAACTCGCCGAGATGAAAGCGAACTACGGCGAGATCCGGCAGGCGCAGCGTGAGCACCCGGTCGGTGCGGCACGGCTCTCGGCGTTCTCGGTGCTGATCGACATGCTTGTCAGCCCGCCGATCAAGACGGCCACCCGCGAGGAGCAGTTGCGTGCCGTCGACGAGCGCGGCGTGATGGGCGCGCTCAACTGGGGTGACATCTTCTTCGATATCGAGGCCAACCGGATGGCGACTGCGTTGTACGGCGAGGCGATCGCCCGCATCGTCGACGACCCTGCGACGGCGGCGGCGCTGGTGCCCAGTCACCCCTTCGGCTGTAAACGGCCGATCATCGATCAGGGGTACTACCAGACCTACAACCGCGACAACGTCACGCTGGTGGACCTGCGCAGGGATCCGATCCGCACGATCACCCCGGATGGCATCGACACCGCGGCCGGGCACTACGCCCTGGACGTCATCGTTTATGCCACCGGATTCGACGCGATGACCGGCGCGCTCACCCGCATCGACGTTCGCGGCCGGGACGGCATGCTGCTGAGGGACGTCTGGGCCGACCAGGGTCCGGTGTCCTACCTCGGGCTGGCGGTCGCCGGGTTCCCCAATCTATTCACCGTCCAGGGCCCGGGCAGCCCGTCGGCGGCGACGAACTTCGTCACCGCGCTCGAACAGCACGTCGAATGGATCGGCGACTGCATCTCCTACCTGAGGGACAACGGTTACCGGACCATCGAGGCGACGCCGGAGGCGCAGCACGAGTGGATCGAGCACACCACATCCCTTGTGGCGGCGACGGTTCTGGTCCATCCGAGCTGCAATTCGTGGTACAACGGCGCCAACGTTCCCGGCAAGAAACGGATGTACATGGGCTAC
- a CDS encoding TIGR03619 family F420-dependent LLM class oxidoreductase: MRYTLEYPSELPTAPDDFLSPDVIRAIVSRAEAAGFAAVALSEHPAPSLKWRRNGGHDTLDPVAALSFMAGVTSRIRLMTNLFVLPFRNPYLSAKALGSLDILSAGRLIAGVGAGYLHSEFAALGIEVDDRAALLDEALAALRSIWTDPETPVSGRGFTATGPMWLQPPVQRPHPPIWIGGNTAAAARRVVEFGSGWMPLIAPAGMASAIGTATLEDAAAFGARLGRLRQALADAGRDPEALDVQVICPWIDLDDNSSVRQAQDTLGELAEYGANWAVARVDAPTPAEALDYIDAFGEAVIAADLVGTPFRGGSP; this comes from the coding sequence ATGCGGTACACCCTGGAGTATCCGAGCGAGCTGCCCACCGCACCCGATGATTTCCTCTCCCCCGACGTGATCCGAGCCATCGTGTCGAGAGCCGAAGCGGCGGGCTTCGCCGCTGTCGCGCTGTCCGAACATCCGGCACCGTCGCTGAAGTGGCGCCGCAACGGCGGGCACGACACCCTCGACCCCGTCGCGGCGCTGAGCTTCATGGCCGGGGTGACCAGCCGGATCAGACTGATGACCAACCTGTTCGTGCTGCCGTTCCGCAACCCGTATCTGTCCGCCAAGGCCCTCGGCAGCCTGGACATCCTGTCCGCAGGCCGGCTCATCGCCGGCGTGGGGGCAGGCTATCTGCACTCGGAGTTCGCGGCGCTCGGCATCGAGGTCGACGACCGCGCCGCGCTCCTCGACGAAGCCCTGGCTGCCCTGCGATCGATCTGGACCGATCCCGAAACACCGGTCAGCGGGCGGGGATTCACGGCAACCGGTCCGATGTGGTTGCAGCCACCTGTGCAGCGGCCACATCCGCCGATCTGGATCGGAGGCAACACGGCAGCCGCGGCACGCCGCGTCGTCGAATTCGGCAGCGGCTGGATGCCGCTCATCGCACCCGCGGGTATGGCGTCGGCGATCGGCACGGCGACACTGGAGGACGCGGCCGCGTTCGGCGCACGACTCGGTCGGTTACGTCAGGCTCTGGCCGATGCCGGCCGGGATCCGGAGGCGCTTGATGTGCAGGTCATCTGCCCGTGGATCGACCTGGACGACAACTCCTCGGTGCGGCAAGCGCAGGACACTCTGGGGGAACTTGCCGAGTACGGCGCGAACTGGGCAGTCGCTCGCGTCGACGCACCCACTCCGGCGGAAGCGCTCGACTACATCGACGCGTTCGGTGAGGCAGTCATCGCAGCCGATCTGGTCGGTACACCGTTTCGAGGAGGTTCCCCGTGA